The following proteins are encoded in a genomic region of Deinococcus arcticus:
- a CDS encoding acyl-CoA dehydrogenase C-terminal domain-containing protein: MPTYKAPLRDIKFLMNELLDAPSELAQMPYYTQNDTADAELLSQVLDEAARFVEGELVPLNRVGDQEGCTRHDNGDVTTPTGFKAAYQKYTQAGWSALDADPTYGGQGMPHLISNVLVEMMNSANVAWAMYPGLSHGAYAALHAVGSDELKTLYLPKIVSGEWTGTMCLTEPHAGTDLGMIRTKASENGDGTYAITGTKIFISAGEHDMAENIVHLVLARLDGSPEGTKGISLFLVPKFLPTAQGGVGERNGVVCGSIEHKMGINGNATAVLNFDGAQGWLVGEVNKGMNHMFIMMNAARLGTGLQGLGLGEVAYQNALAYAKDRTQMRHEPRVNPAEQADPIIVHPDVRRMLLTGKAYSEAGRAMAMWLALSLDTEHHHPDEARRKEAADLVALLTPIAKAFMTDNGFNIAVQSQQVFGGHGYIQEWGMEQFVRDARIGQIYEGTNGIQALDLLGRKILMDGGRRLQKLAGTLQAFAEEHEGDEHIGDYVNQLGKAAQQLGSLTMVIGQKAMGEGGADEVNAAAVDYLRFFGHVVYGYLWARMAKIAHDKMDAGQDRDGFYLAKAQTARFYFAKLFPETKALAATIKAGNETLAVDDRAVFGWEQLVTA, from the coding sequence ATGCCCACGTACAAAGCCCCGCTGCGCGATATCAAGTTCCTGATGAACGAGCTGCTGGACGCCCCCAGCGAACTGGCCCAGATGCCCTATTACACCCAGAACGACACCGCCGACGCCGAGCTGCTGAGCCAGGTGCTGGACGAGGCCGCCCGGTTCGTGGAAGGCGAACTGGTGCCCCTGAACCGCGTGGGCGACCAGGAGGGCTGCACCCGCCACGACAACGGCGACGTGACCACCCCCACCGGCTTTAAAGCGGCCTACCAGAAGTACACCCAGGCCGGCTGGTCCGCACTGGACGCCGATCCCACCTACGGCGGCCAGGGCATGCCCCACCTGATCAGCAACGTACTGGTGGAGATGATGAACAGCGCCAACGTGGCCTGGGCCATGTACCCTGGGCTGTCGCACGGGGCCTACGCAGCTCTGCATGCGGTGGGCAGCGACGAGCTGAAAACCCTCTATCTGCCCAAGATCGTTTCGGGCGAGTGGACCGGCACCATGTGCCTGACCGAGCCCCACGCCGGCACCGACCTGGGCATGATCCGCACCAAGGCCAGCGAGAACGGCGACGGCACCTACGCCATCACCGGCACCAAGATCTTTATCTCGGCCGGCGAGCACGATATGGCCGAGAACATCGTGCACCTTGTGCTGGCCCGCCTGGACGGCAGCCCCGAGGGGACCAAGGGCATCTCGCTGTTTCTGGTGCCCAAGTTCCTGCCCACGGCCCAGGGCGGCGTGGGCGAGCGCAACGGCGTGGTCTGCGGCTCTATTGAGCACAAGATGGGCATTAACGGCAACGCCACCGCTGTCCTGAACTTCGACGGCGCCCAGGGCTGGCTCGTTGGCGAGGTGAACAAGGGCATGAACCACATGTTCATCATGATGAACGCGGCCCGGCTGGGCACGGGCCTTCAGGGCCTGGGCCTGGGCGAGGTGGCCTATCAGAACGCGCTGGCCTACGCCAAGGACCGCACCCAGATGCGCCACGAGCCCCGCGTGAACCCCGCCGAGCAGGCAGACCCCATCATCGTGCACCCCGACGTGCGCCGCATGCTGCTGACCGGCAAGGCCTACAGCGAGGCCGGGCGCGCCATGGCCATGTGGCTGGCCCTGAGCCTGGACACCGAGCACCACCACCCCGACGAGGCCCGGCGCAAGGAAGCCGCCGATCTGGTGGCGCTGCTGACCCCCATTGCCAAGGCCTTCATGACCGACAACGGCTTTAACATCGCCGTGCAGAGCCAGCAGGTCTTCGGCGGTCACGGCTACATCCAGGAATGGGGGATGGAGCAGTTTGTCCGTGACGCCCGCATTGGTCAGATCTATGAGGGCACCAACGGCATTCAGGCGCTGGACCTGCTGGGCCGCAAGATCCTGATGGACGGGGGCCGACGCCTGCAGAAGCTGGCCGGCACCCTGCAGGCCTTCGCCGAGGAACACGAGGGCGACGAGCACATCGGCGACTACGTGAACCAGCTGGGCAAGGCCGCGCAGCAACTGGGCAGCCTGACCATGGTGATTGGCCAGAAAGCCATGGGCGAGGGCGGCGCCGACGAGGTGAACGCGGCGGCGGTGGACTACCTGCGCTTCTTCGGGCACGTGGTGTACGGCTACCTGTGGGCCCGCATGGCGAAAATTGCCCACGACAAGATGGACGCCGGGCAGGACAGGGACGGCTTCTATCTGGCCAAGGCGCAGACCGCCAGGTTCTACTTCGCCAAGCTGTTCCCCGAGACCAAGGCGCTGGCCGCCACCATCAAGGCCGGCAACGAAACCCTGGCCGTGGATGACCGCGCTGTGTTCGGCTGGGAACAGCTGGTCACCGCGTAA
- a CDS encoding Crp/Fnr family transcriptional regulator → MNYPSLVWHLKRTELFADLELAELERVAASTPYRSYGPGEVIYRMDDPADALYFVRSGLVKISKLFPNGKEAILGVIGQHDTFGELLLQPEERRPTQAEALERTTLIVLPRSELQKLLSSKPDLAMKLIRLMAARLFEAQAWSATVSAYSAPERVASLLYRLAREFGRPHSQGVELNLKLNQEDIARMVGATRETVSHSLGKLKQDGAIVRARTPIIVRMDALKRYIEQGG, encoded by the coding sequence ATGAACTATCCAAGCCTGGTCTGGCACCTCAAGAGAACGGAGCTGTTCGCCGACCTTGAACTTGCCGAACTGGAGCGTGTGGCGGCCAGCACCCCCTACCGGTCCTACGGGCCCGGGGAAGTGATCTACCGCATGGACGACCCGGCCGACGCGCTGTATTTCGTGCGCAGCGGCCTGGTGAAAATCAGCAAGCTGTTTCCCAACGGCAAGGAAGCGATTCTGGGCGTCATTGGCCAGCACGACACCTTTGGCGAACTGCTGCTGCAACCAGAAGAGCGCCGCCCCACCCAGGCCGAGGCGCTGGAACGCACCACCCTGATCGTGTTGCCGCGCAGCGAACTGCAAAAACTCCTGAGCAGTAAGCCTGATCTGGCCATGAAGCTGATTCGCCTGATGGCCGCCCGTCTCTTCGAGGCCCAGGCGTGGAGCGCCACGGTCAGCGCCTACAGCGCCCCTGAACGGGTGGCCAGCCTGCTCTACCGCCTGGCGCGGGAATTTGGCCGTCCCCACAGCCAGGGCGTGGAACTGAACCTGAAACTGAACCAGGAAGACATTGCCCGCATGGTGGGTGCCACCCGCGAAACAGTCAGCCACTCGCTGGGGAAACTCAAGCAGGACGGCGCCATTGTGCGCGCCCGCACGCCCATTATCGTGCGCATGGACGCGCTGAAACGGTATATCGAGCAGGGGGGGTAG
- a CDS encoding GNAT family N-acetyltransferase: MPTIRPAMPEDAAAIAALHVDSWRETYAGLMPDDFLARMTDEAQRARRAAFWAQNIAAGTDVVLVAEEGGAVIAFASGGAARDHAGYDAELLTLYSRRAAQGRGTGRALLRAVAGQLQARGARNLALWVLDVNPTRAWYARQGAAEAGEKVEPIPGGQLREVRMVWPEIGTVGAGGPEPMPPSPSAAACAPPHRA, encoded by the coding sequence ATGCCCACCATTCGTCCGGCCATGCCTGAGGACGCTGCTGCCATCGCTGCCCTTCATGTGGACAGCTGGCGGGAAACCTACGCGGGCCTCATGCCCGACGACTTTCTGGCGCGCATGACCGATGAGGCGCAGCGGGCGCGGCGCGCGGCCTTCTGGGCACAGAACATTGCGGCGGGCACCGACGTGGTGCTGGTGGCCGAGGAGGGCGGCGCGGTGATCGCCTTCGCCTCGGGTGGGGCCGCCCGCGACCATGCCGGCTACGACGCCGAACTGCTGACCCTGTACAGCCGCCGCGCCGCCCAGGGCCGGGGCACCGGACGGGCCCTGCTGCGCGCCGTGGCCGGGCAGCTGCAGGCACGCGGCGCCCGGAATCTGGCCCTGTGGGTGCTGGACGTGAACCCCACCCGGGCGTGGTACGCCCGCCAGGGCGCGGCCGAGGCGGGCGAAAAGGTGGAGCCGATTCCGGGCGGCCAGCTGCGCGAGGTGCGCATGGTGTGGCCAGAGATCGGGACGGTGGGTGCTGGCGGCCCAGAGCCGATGCCCCCCTCCCCTAGCGCCGCAGCTTGCGCGCCGCCTCATCGGGCGTGA
- a CDS encoding DUF2089 domain-containing protein: MRPLPLPFPDETESPLVTELRFPTSGVTVRGVFELNEFAVLTPENLEFLRLYIRVRGNLKEVERVLGLSYPTVRARFDTLLRAIGYEPEQADPQAEVLASLERGEITPDEAARKLRR; the protein is encoded by the coding sequence ATGCGTCCCCTGCCCCTGCCCTTTCCCGATGAAACCGAGTCGCCCCTGGTCACCGAACTGCGCTTCCCCACCAGCGGCGTGACGGTGCGCGGGGTCTTTGAACTGAATGAATTTGCCGTGCTGACCCCGGAAAACCTGGAGTTCCTGCGTCTGTATATCCGGGTGCGCGGCAACCTGAAGGAGGTGGAGCGGGTGCTGGGCCTGAGTTACCCCACGGTGCGCGCCCGCTTCGACACCCTGCTGCGCGCCATCGGCTACGAGCCGGAGCAGGCCGACCCCCAGGCGGAGGTGCTGGCCAGCCTGGAACGGGGCGAGATCACGCCCGATGAGGCGGCGCGCAAGCTGCGGCGCTAG
- a CDS encoding SHOCT-like domain-containing protein, producing the protein MREKIKRILDLIRAGKLTLDDAAPLLAALSPKLALTDSDRELLSALLAREELDSAQVAEHLMLLRGVRDAAPSAPSAPQPPRPPSGPRVVVGGRSGPRVEHFVDRLTGGIDAMVENITSQVEREMSQFERHMHHEDRHGPSRSPRVLRIQVESQHGDEFSANIPVSLAAHLDKLIPPHGRAALESAGFTLETLQLLIEANPAPGPLIDAEDQHGNEVHIALK; encoded by the coding sequence ATGAGAGAGAAGATCAAACGCATTCTGGACCTGATTCGCGCCGGCAAACTGACCCTGGACGACGCCGCGCCCCTGCTGGCCGCCCTGAGCCCCAAGCTGGCCCTGACCGACAGTGACCGCGAACTGCTGAGTGCCCTGCTGGCCCGCGAGGAACTGGACAGCGCCCAGGTGGCCGAACACCTGATGCTGCTGCGCGGGGTGCGTGACGCCGCCCCCAGCGCACCCTCTGCGCCCCAGCCGCCCCGCCCGCCCAGCGGCCCGCGCGTGGTGGTGGGGGGCCGCTCCGGGCCCCGGGTAGAGCATTTCGTGGACCGCCTGACGGGAGGAATAGACGCCATGGTTGAAAACATCACGTCCCAGGTCGAGCGCGAGATGTCGCAGTTCGAGCGCCACATGCACCACGAGGACCGCCACGGGCCCAGCCGCTCGCCCCGGGTGCTGCGCATTCAGGTGGAATCCCAGCACGGCGACGAATTCAGCGCCAATATCCCGGTCAGTCTGGCCGCCCACCTTGACAAACTGATTCCGCCCCACGGCCGCGCGGCCCTGGAAAGCGCCGGCTTTACCCTGGAGACCCTGCAACTCCTGATTGAGGCCAACCCCGCCCCCGGCCCCCTCATTGACGCCGAGGACCAGCACGGGAACGAAGTCCACATTGCACTGAAGTAG
- a CDS encoding ribonuclease catalytic domain-containing protein — MTLPDLTPAQRTEIELLARGKQDKSRTLRELKLPETPQAAHALLLRAGLWPEARTPYADRLGAALQPVTLAVPAFPEEPRLDLTGLQSYAIDDEGNRDPDDAVGLEPLPDGRTRLWVHVADVAALIPPDSPLDLEARARGATLYLPDQTVGMVPDALVAQAGLGLHSTTPALSFSLDLDSDGNADAVDVALTTVRVTRLTYTQAQAALDAGEAPFVALAGLAAQSRALREAEGALTIDLPEVRVKADEAGAVVTPLPKPDMRAVVQECMTLAGWAAAIYADDHELALPFATQDPPHREVRGETLTAHWARRKTLARTRFQPAPGPHAGMGLDLYAQATSPMRRYLDLVVHQQLRAHLTGAEPLSGKAVAARVAQAQMNADATRQAERLSRKHHTLRFVAAQPERVWPAVVVERRGPQATLLIPELAFDVALSSAVPAGQAVQVQLTDVNLPELTVRARVVG; from the coding sequence ATGACCCTGCCCGACCTCACCCCCGCCCAGCGCACCGAAATTGAACTGCTGGCCCGGGGCAAACAGGACAAGAGCCGCACCTTGCGCGAGCTGAAGCTGCCTGAAACCCCGCAGGCGGCCCACGCCCTGCTGCTGCGCGCCGGGCTCTGGCCTGAAGCCCGCACGCCCTACGCCGACCGGCTGGGGGCGGCCCTGCAGCCGGTCACGCTGGCCGTTCCTGCCTTTCCCGAGGAACCCCGGCTGGACCTGACCGGGCTGCAGAGCTACGCCATTGACGACGAGGGCAACCGCGACCCCGACGACGCCGTGGGCCTGGAGCCGCTGCCTGACGGCCGCACGCGCCTGTGGGTGCATGTGGCCGATGTGGCGGCGCTGATTCCGCCGGACAGCCCCCTGGACCTGGAAGCGCGCGCCCGGGGCGCCACGCTGTACCTGCCGGACCAGACGGTGGGCATGGTGCCGGACGCCCTGGTGGCGCAGGCGGGGCTGGGGCTGCACTCCACCACACCCGCCCTGAGTTTCAGCCTGGACCTGGACTCCGACGGCAACGCCGACGCCGTGGACGTGGCCCTGACCACCGTGCGCGTGACCCGACTGACCTATACCCAGGCGCAGGCGGCGCTGGACGCCGGAGAAGCGCCCTTCGTGGCCCTGGCCGGGCTGGCGGCCCAGAGCCGGGCGCTGCGCGAGGCTGAGGGCGCGCTGACCATAGACCTGCCCGAGGTGCGCGTGAAGGCCGATGAGGCGGGCGCCGTGGTCACCCCGCTGCCCAAGCCGGACATGCGGGCGGTGGTGCAGGAGTGCATGACCCTGGCGGGCTGGGCGGCGGCCATCTACGCCGACGACCACGAGCTGGCGCTGCCCTTTGCCACCCAGGACCCCCCACACCGCGAGGTGCGCGGCGAGACCCTGACGGCCCACTGGGCGCGGCGCAAGACCCTGGCCCGCACCCGCTTTCAGCCGGCACCCGGCCCCCACGCGGGCATGGGGCTGGACCTGTACGCCCAGGCGACCAGCCCCATGCGCCGCTATCTGGACCTCGTGGTCCACCAGCAGCTGCGTGCTCACCTGACCGGCGCCGAGCCCCTGAGCGGCAAGGCGGTGGCCGCCCGCGTGGCGCAGGCCCAGATGAACGCCGACGCCACCCGGCAGGCCGAGCGCCTGAGCCGCAAGCACCACACCCTGCGCTTCGTGGCCGCCCAGCCGGAGCGGGTGTGGCCGGCCGTGGTGGTGGAGCGGCGCGGCCCGCAGGCCACCCTGCTGATTCCCGAACTGGCCTTTGACGTGGCCCTGAGCAGCGCCGTGCCCGCCGGACAGGCGGTGCAGGTGCAGCTGACCGATGTGAACCTGCCCGAGCTGACGGTGCGGGCGCGCGTGGTGGGCTAA
- a CDS encoding orotate phosphoribosyltransferase — MSAAPELLALLQEAGALRPGSTRFRSGLRSDGWIEKGEVMRDPARLDRVAAWQAQAIATQFPGTTLLVGAPACGAVLTAFVARHLGLPVAFVTLEPAPAWHRMHVPGPQHRAVYVDDLICTGEGARTAAAFLRAQGLTVLGVSAWISRTALAGERLHTLAPPPFQTWTPHEAAPAGPPLHVGVRE, encoded by the coding sequence GTGAGCGCGGCGCCTGAGCTGCTGGCGCTGCTGCAGGAAGCCGGCGCCCTGCGCCCTGGCTCCACCCGGTTTCGCAGCGGCCTGCGGAGCGACGGCTGGATTGAAAAGGGCGAGGTCATGCGCGACCCGGCGCGGCTGGACCGTGTGGCGGCGTGGCAGGCGCAGGCGATTGCCACGCAGTTTCCCGGGACCACGCTGCTGGTGGGGGCCCCGGCCTGCGGCGCCGTGCTGACCGCCTTCGTGGCCCGGCACCTGGGGCTGCCGGTGGCCTTTGTGACCCTGGAGCCGGCACCCGCGTGGCACCGCATGCATGTACCGGGCCCCCAGCACCGCGCCGTGTACGTGGATGACCTGATCTGCACCGGCGAGGGGGCCCGCACGGCCGCTGCGTTCCTGCGGGCGCAGGGGCTCACGGTACTGGGGGTGAGTGCGTGGATCAGCCGTACGGCCCTGGCCGGCGAGCGGCTGCACACCCTGGCCCCGCCGCCGTTTCAGACCTGGACCCCCCACGAGGCCGCGCCCGCCGGACCGCCGCTGCACGTAGGCGTGCGGGAGTAA
- a CDS encoding agmatine deiminase family protein, with protein MSDLSPAQDPTPRELGFAMPPEWAPHAATWLSWPAHDELWFGHLNAVRGEFAELVRTIARFESVQLLVRDEESEHDARARLQGADVTFHRVPLDDVWVRDNGPIFVKRGEDVALTDWTFNAWGGKFEWANDDRVPQYVAGHLGTHRWALPLVLEGGGLEVNGAGVGLTTRSCFLTDTRNPGLTEEGYALLLSDMLGVNKLLWLDGGLENDHTDGHIDTITRFTDERTIVTSVEANPEDPNHAVMAKNLADLRAMTDLSGQPFRIVELPLPAQRLEGAEGRLPPTYANFYIGNGFVVVPQYGDPHDARALEVLSALFPEREVIGLSSRAIIEGGGSFHCVTQQQPTGQPWRPE; from the coding sequence ATGTCTGACCTCTCCCCTGCCCAGGACCCCACCCCGCGCGAGCTGGGGTTTGCCATGCCCCCCGAATGGGCGCCCCACGCCGCCACCTGGCTGAGCTGGCCCGCCCATGACGAGCTGTGGTTCGGGCACCTGAACGCCGTGCGCGGCGAATTTGCCGAGCTGGTGCGCACGATTGCGCGCTTTGAAAGCGTGCAGCTGCTGGTGCGCGACGAGGAGAGCGAACACGACGCCCGCGCCCGGTTGCAAGGGGCCGACGTAACCTTTCACCGCGTGCCGCTGGACGACGTGTGGGTGCGCGACAACGGGCCCATCTTTGTGAAACGCGGTGAGGACGTGGCCCTGACCGACTGGACCTTCAATGCCTGGGGCGGCAAGTTCGAGTGGGCGAACGATGACCGCGTGCCGCAGTACGTGGCCGGGCACCTGGGCACGCACCGCTGGGCGCTGCCGCTGGTACTGGAAGGCGGCGGCCTGGAGGTCAACGGCGCCGGGGTGGGCCTGACCACGCGGTCGTGCTTCCTGACCGACACCCGCAACCCCGGCCTGACCGAAGAAGGGTACGCCCTGCTGCTCAGCGACATGCTGGGCGTGAACAAGCTGCTGTGGCTGGACGGCGGCCTGGAAAACGACCATACCGACGGCCACATTGACACCATCACCCGCTTTACCGATGAGCGCACCATTGTGACCAGCGTGGAGGCCAACCCCGAAGACCCCAATCACGCGGTCATGGCGAAGAATCTGGCCGACCTGCGCGCCATGACTGACCTCAGCGGGCAGCCGTTCCGGATCGTGGAGCTGCCGCTCCCAGCCCAGCGCCTGGAGGGCGCCGAGGGCCGCCTGCCACCCACCTACGCCAACTTCTACATTGGCAACGGCTTCGTGGTGGTGCCCCAGTACGGCGATCCCCACGACGCCCGCGCGCTGGAGGTGCTGAGCGCCCTGTTCCCGGAGCGCGAGGTGATCGGCCTGAGCAGCCGCGCGATTATTGAGGGCGGCGGCTCTTTTCACTGCGTGACCCAGCAGCAGCCCACCGGCCAGCCGTGGCGGCCGGAATGA
- a CDS encoding GNAT family N-acetyltransferase has product MIDLGGGHHARPITLAEYRAACTALEDQIFGGNSLYAFGPPVRSAPPLGESWNWGVYCGDQLIGWHHAHARDERTVYMADTGLLPAHQGQGLYTRLLPHLLSAFQAAGFTLVQSHHRATNNAVLVPKLHAGFFLQGLNAYEGGLNAALTLSLDDTYREAMHVRSGFRAARGEAARRLGLPSVPAEAARAVPARPLPPEAGPGTDLGGGYTLHRVSPEIYQEVYGQLEAAAYSTVSFDWAGAPEGAPPRGPLWAWLIAHGGHVAGWQSSRAWDARTAYMVNTALLPAHRGRGVYRRLLPHVMAALHGEGYPLIRSHHHLTNNAVLVPKLRAGFRIQGLQADDHGLLAVLIHSADEVYRAYMDVRSGLSQPSGEVARRLGLPLD; this is encoded by the coding sequence ATGATTGACCTGGGCGGGGGCCACCACGCCCGCCCCATCACGCTGGCCGAGTACCGCGCGGCCTGCACCGCGCTGGAGGACCAGATTTTCGGCGGCAACTCGCTGTACGCCTTTGGGCCGCCGGTGCGCTCCGCCCCGCCGCTGGGCGAGTCGTGGAACTGGGGGGTGTACTGCGGCGACCAGCTGATCGGGTGGCACCACGCCCACGCGCGCGACGAACGCACCGTGTACATGGCGGACACCGGGCTACTGCCCGCGCACCAGGGGCAGGGGCTGTACACCCGGCTGCTGCCGCACCTGCTCTCGGCCTTCCAGGCAGCGGGGTTCACACTGGTGCAAAGCCACCACCGCGCCACGAACAACGCCGTGCTGGTGCCCAAACTGCACGCCGGGTTCTTTCTGCAGGGCCTGAATGCCTACGAGGGCGGCCTGAATGCAGCCCTGACCCTTTCGCTGGACGACACCTACCGGGAGGCCATGCACGTGCGCAGCGGCTTCCGGGCCGCGCGGGGCGAGGCGGCGCGCCGCCTGGGACTGCCCAGCGTGCCCGCAGAGGCTGCACGCGCGGTTCCGGCGCGGCCCCTGCCACCAGAAGCCGGGCCCGGCACCGACCTGGGCGGCGGCTACACGCTGCACCGCGTCTCGCCGGAGATCTACCAGGAGGTGTACGGCCAGCTGGAAGCGGCTGCATACAGCACCGTGTCCTTCGACTGGGCCGGGGCGCCCGAGGGGGCGCCGCCACGCGGGCCGCTATGGGCGTGGCTGATCGCCCACGGCGGCCACGTGGCCGGGTGGCAGAGCAGCCGCGCCTGGGACGCCCGCACCGCCTACATGGTGAACACCGCCCTGCTGCCCGCCCACCGGGGCCGGGGCGTGTACCGCCGCCTGCTGCCGCACGTCATGGCGGCCCTGCACGGCGAAGGCTACCCCCTGATTCGCAGCCACCATCACCTCACCAACAACGCGGTGCTGGTGCCCAAGCTGCGCGCGGGCTTCCGGATTCAGGGCCTGCAGGCCGATGACCACGGCCTCCTGGCAGTCCTGATCCACAGCGCCGACGAGGTGTACCGCGCCTACATGGACGTGCGCAGCGGCCTAAGCCAACCCAGCGGCGAGGTCGCGCGGCGGCTGGGGCTGCCGCTGGACTAA
- a CDS encoding VOC family protein produces MTLSLPDASTHSSPILDLAGLTLEVNHLGRGVRFYGQVLGLPLLHLDETRQVAQLGVNPAQTLTLWRPVTRQANEPWLAPLRARGGSHVHYAFQIRPEDLPRCRDLLTAHGLPWQEINLGTPEAPDPTLYFFDPFGHGLELRAVNRADPRQPALPVPEEPLQAQPHALPVLGLREVALAFGDYGAMTARLPRAYGLALAKEQPDRDFAQFTLGPAPEPDGNGTPRRWLYAWDPQVGLADMLGGDHAHVTFYADVAAVAARVRAEGLPCVAQGERLAARDPEGHVFEFRPLP; encoded by the coding sequence ATGACGCTGAGCCTGCCGGACGCCTCCACCCATTCCTCGCCCATTCTGGATCTGGCGGGGCTGACGCTGGAAGTCAACCACCTGGGGCGAGGGGTGCGCTTTTACGGGCAGGTGCTGGGTCTGCCGCTGCTGCACCTGGACGAGACGCGGCAGGTGGCGCAGCTGGGGGTGAACCCGGCGCAGACGCTGACCCTGTGGCGCCCGGTCACCCGTCAGGCGAACGAGCCCTGGCTGGCCCCGCTGCGGGCACGCGGCGGCAGCCATGTGCATTACGCCTTTCAGATTCGCCCCGAGGACCTGCCGCGCTGCCGCGACCTGCTTACGGCCCACGGCCTGCCCTGGCAGGAGATCAACCTAGGCACCCCAGAAGCCCCCGACCCCACGCTGTACTTCTTTGACCCCTTCGGGCACGGCCTGGAACTGCGCGCCGTGAACCGCGCCGACCCGCGCCAGCCTGCACTGCCGGTGCCTGAAGAACCCCTGCAGGCCCAGCCCCACGCCCTGCCGGTGCTGGGCCTGCGCGAGGTGGCGCTGGCCTTTGGCGACTACGGGGCCATGACAGCCCGCCTGCCGCGCGCCTACGGCCTCGCGCTGGCCAAGGAGCAGCCGGACCGCGATTTCGCCCAGTTCACCCTGGGCCCCGCGCCCGAGCCCGACGGCAACGGCACGCCCCGGCGCTGGCTGTACGCCTGGGACCCCCAGGTGGGCCTGGCCGACATGCTGGGCGGCGACCACGCCCACGTCACCTTCTACGCCGATGTGGCGGCAGTGGCCGCCCGCGTGCGCGCCGAGGGCCTGCCCTGCGTGGCCCAGGGCGAGCGGCTGGCCGCGCGTGACCCCGAAGGGCACGTGTTCGAGTTCCGCCCACTGCCGTAG
- a CDS encoding DsbA family oxidoreductase, whose amino-acid sequence MTDLYFDFLCPYAWRGVELAATLRAGGEGFRLRHYSLAEGNHPDNAQTLTWRLTDQSGAEGPAHQQGSLRAFVASHAAAGQGEAAHWAFALALFRAVHEDKQLLDTATLMATAETAGVDLAAFERALADDQARRAELRADLDAARELGVFGTPTFVLPTGEAAYYRFETLTRDPATAREWWTLYRTVLTSEAEIGTVKRAKNRPPRKGGVKP is encoded by the coding sequence ATGACCGACCTCTACTTTGATTTCCTGTGCCCCTACGCGTGGCGCGGCGTCGAGCTGGCCGCCACGCTGCGCGCCGGGGGCGAGGGCTTTCGGCTGCGCCACTACTCGCTGGCGGAGGGCAACCACCCGGACAACGCCCAGACGCTGACCTGGCGCCTGACCGATCAGTCCGGTGCCGAGGGCCCGGCCCACCAGCAGGGCAGCCTGCGCGCCTTTGTGGCCTCGCACGCGGCAGCCGGGCAGGGCGAGGCCGCGCACTGGGCCTTTGCCCTGGCCCTCTTCCGCGCAGTCCATGAAGACAAGCAGCTGCTGGACACGGCCACCCTCATGGCCACCGCCGAGACCGCTGGGGTGGACCTGGCCGCCTTCGAGCGCGCCCTGGCCGACGACCAGGCCCGCCGCGCCGAGCTGCGCGCCGACCTGGACGCCGCGCGCGAACTGGGCGTCTTCGGCACCCCCACGTTTGTTCTGCCCACTGGCGAGGCCGCCTACTACCGCTTTGAAACCCTTACCCGCGACCCCGCGACCGCCCGCGAATGGTGGACCCTGTACCGCACGGTGCTGACCAGCGAGGCGGAAATCGGCACAGTCAAGCGTGCGAAGAACCGCCCGCCGCGCAAGGGGGGCGTGAAGCCCTGA